A genome region from Victivallis lenta includes the following:
- a CDS encoding Gfo/Idh/MocA family protein: MKKLKFGIIGTCCRGELGDYAHQAANGVEIVAGADIYEEQRRSFAERMKAKQAVVNIYADYREMIEKEKLDGVFITSPDFCHEEQACFALRRKTAVYLEKPIAISIEGADRILRTAKENRTHLMLGHNMRYMEFTNRMREIILSGMIGEVKAIWCRHFVSYGGDAYFRDWHADRRNTCSLLLQKGAHDIDIIHWLANSRSVKVNGIGSLSVYGSIPRRPAGCERLDTLTVQGVWSNSHWPPEAQKDYYPEVNNEDLNMINLQLANGVQACYLQCHFTPDTCRNYTVIGTRGRLENYGDYGKDCSIQVWTRRTDRFQLEGDMTYRMASPEDQPHGGADPKIVQGFIDLLRHGTPPESTPQGARYAVAAGVRGAESIRSGGMMLDIPALPDDLENYDFAALQ, encoded by the coding sequence ATGAAAAAACTGAAATTCGGAATCATTGGGACCTGCTGTCGCGGCGAATTAGGAGATTACGCCCATCAGGCGGCAAACGGAGTGGAGATCGTCGCCGGTGCGGATATTTATGAAGAACAACGCCGGAGCTTTGCCGAACGCATGAAGGCAAAGCAGGCCGTCGTCAATATTTATGCCGACTATCGGGAGATGATCGAAAAAGAAAAACTGGACGGCGTATTCATCACTTCGCCCGATTTCTGCCACGAGGAACAGGCATGTTTTGCCTTGCGGCGCAAAACCGCGGTTTATCTGGAAAAACCGATCGCCATCTCCATCGAAGGCGCCGACCGGATTCTGCGGACGGCCAAAGAGAACAGAACCCATCTGATGCTCGGCCACAATATGCGCTACATGGAATTTACGAATCGGATGCGAGAAATCATTCTGTCCGGCATGATCGGTGAAGTCAAGGCGATCTGGTGCCGGCATTTCGTGAGCTATGGCGGCGATGCCTATTTCCGTGACTGGCATGCCGACCGCAGGAACACCTGTTCGCTGCTGCTGCAGAAAGGCGCACATGACATCGATATCATCCACTGGCTGGCGAATTCCCGCTCCGTCAAGGTGAACGGCATCGGTTCCCTGAGTGTTTACGGCAGCATCCCCCGGCGTCCGGCCGGATGCGAGCGGCTTGACACTTTGACGGTTCAAGGCGTCTGGTCCAATTCCCACTGGCCGCCGGAGGCGCAGAAAGATTATTACCCCGAGGTCAATAACGAGGATCTCAATATGATCAATCTGCAGCTTGCCAACGGCGTGCAGGCATGTTATCTGCAGTGCCATTTCACCCCGGACACCTGCCGCAATTATACGGTGATCGGTACGCGCGGCAGGCTGGAAAACTATGGCGATTACGGCAAAGACTGTTCCATTCAGGTGTGGACAAGACGCACGGACCGTTTTCAGCTCGAAGGCGATATGACTTACCGTATGGCTTCCCCGGAAGATCAGCCCCACGGCGGCGCCGATCCGAAAATCGTTCAGGGCTTCATCGATCTCCTGCGTCATGGGACCCCGCCGGAATCGACTCCGCAGGGAGCCCGTTATGCCGTTGCCGCCGGTGTCAGAGGGGCGGAATCCATCCGCAGCGGCGGCATGATGCTGGATATTCCGGCATTGCCGGATGATCTGGAGAATTATGATTTCGCCGCGTTGCAATAA
- a CDS encoding L-rhamnose isomerase, producing the protein MARIEKCYELAREIYAEHQVDVDAAVARLEKVPVSIHAWQGDDVTGFENTSHALTGGCQVTGSYPGRARTADELRDDLDAALKLIPGRHRVNLQGHQVDKMLPGVDRDGFTLENFSGWLDWAAARNLTGLDLAPAFYSHPNLKDGLSLSHPDAGIRRFWIDHGRACRKIGADFAKKLGSACICNFWAPDGFKDTPSDRLAPRRRLLASLDECFAEKISGDLVRDAIESKLFGIGAESCTVGSHEFCMLYAMRKKKMLCFDSGHFHPTESIADKLSAIFCMMDEILLHVSRGVHWDSDHVTVLNDELLSIAREAAVYGYLDKVHLALDYFDASINRIAAWVIGCRDLQKALLIAFLEPPRACQLEKQGDFTGRLAAQEDAKSLPWGAVWDYFCYRHDLPAGMGFMDEIRAYEKKIMEIRK; encoded by the coding sequence ATGGCCCGAATTGAGAAATGTTATGAATTGGCGCGTGAGATTTACGCGGAGCATCAGGTGGATGTCGACGCCGCGGTGGCGCGGCTTGAAAAAGTGCCGGTATCCATTCATGCCTGGCAGGGGGATGATGTCACCGGTTTTGAAAACACCAGTCATGCGCTGACCGGCGGCTGCCAGGTCACCGGCAGTTATCCGGGACGCGCCCGCACAGCCGATGAACTGCGTGACGACCTTGATGCCGCTTTAAAGCTGATTCCGGGACGCCACCGGGTCAATTTGCAGGGGCATCAGGTGGATAAAATGCTTCCGGGCGTTGATCGTGACGGCTTTACTCTTGAGAATTTTTCCGGGTGGCTGGACTGGGCCGCAGCACGGAATTTGACGGGGCTTGACCTCGCTCCGGCGTTTTATTCTCATCCGAATCTGAAAGACGGGCTTTCGCTTTCGCATCCTGACGCAGGCATCCGCCGCTTCTGGATCGACCACGGCAGGGCCTGCCGGAAAATCGGCGCCGATTTTGCGAAAAAGCTGGGTTCTGCCTGCATCTGCAATTTCTGGGCCCCGGATGGTTTCAAAGACACCCCTTCGGATCGCCTGGCGCCGCGGCGGCGGCTGCTGGCCTCGCTGGATGAATGCTTTGCCGAAAAAATCTCCGGTGATCTGGTACGCGACGCCATTGAGTCAAAACTTTTCGGCATCGGGGCGGAATCCTGTACCGTTGGTTCGCATGAATTCTGCATGCTTTATGCCATGCGCAAAAAGAAAATGCTTTGTTTTGATTCGGGGCACTTCCATCCGACGGAATCGATCGCCGACAAACTGTCCGCCATTTTCTGCATGATGGATGAAATCCTGCTGCATGTCAGCCGGGGCGTCCACTGGGACAGCGATCATGTGACCGTGCTCAACGACGAACTGCTCTCCATCGCCCGCGAAGCAGCGGTTTACGGTTATCTGGATAAGGTTCATCTGGCGCTTGATTACTTTGATGCCAGCATCAACCGGATCGCCGCCTGGGTCATCGGCTGCCGCGACCTGCAGAAGGCGCTGCTGATTGCATTTCTGGAACCTCCCCGCGCCTGTCAGTTGGAAAAGCAGGGAGACTTTACCGGACGGCTTGCGGCACAGGAAGATGCCAAATCGCTGCCCTGGGGAGCCGTCTGGGATTATTTCTGTTACAGACATGACTTGCCTGCCGGCATGGGGTTCATGGACGAGATCAGAGCTTATGAGAAAAAAATAATGGAAATACGCAAATGA
- a CDS encoding SGNH/GDSL hydrolase family protein — MTFIKGETVLFAASADASLAFPPLKIRRMYNSAAGIDFQIGRDIEWTPGSLRLTRPAGSAVPYLTHDDLYPPADQAVFYPAQGANAVSGGPNGAAIRFDSRDFFARHQLEVDYWTEAPIPPLTVLTGKLPRFRSNPALKLAFVGDSITEGANASKFVGVPPFQPSYAELTAANLHAAETRNFAVGGTGCLHGIMHLESWLNDFLPDLMFVAYGMNDLTGMTPAKFRSSIMELILIARRYNPVMEFVLIGSMPGNAEWKCTPPAATRAFAGELDALAKTDAGIAFIDIGGYWEKYFANKKFRDLTGNGVNHPNDFGHRFYAETIADALALN; from the coding sequence ATGACTTTTATCAAAGGAGAAACCGTGCTGTTCGCCGCTTCGGCCGATGCTTCACTGGCATTCCCGCCATTGAAAATACGGCGAATGTACAACTCGGCAGCCGGAATCGATTTTCAGATTGGCAGAGATATCGAGTGGACGCCCGGCAGTCTCCGGCTGACGCGCCCCGCAGGGTCGGCGGTGCCGTATCTGACGCATGATGATTTGTATCCTCCTGCCGATCAAGCCGTATTTTATCCCGCGCAAGGAGCGAACGCGGTTTCCGGTGGCCCGAATGGTGCGGCCATTCGCTTCGACAGTCGTGATTTTTTCGCCCGGCATCAGCTTGAGGTCGATTACTGGACGGAAGCCCCCATTCCGCCCCTGACGGTGTTGACCGGAAAATTACCCCGTTTCCGCAGCAACCCGGCTCTGAAGCTCGCATTCGTCGGCGACAGTATCACCGAAGGTGCAAATGCATCGAAATTTGTCGGTGTTCCTCCCTTCCAGCCATCCTATGCGGAATTGACTGCCGCAAACCTGCATGCGGCGGAAACGCGTAACTTTGCAGTGGGAGGGACCGGCTGTCTGCATGGAATCATGCATCTGGAGTCATGGCTGAACGATTTTCTTCCTGACCTGATGTTCGTTGCTTACGGCATGAATGATCTCACCGGAATGACTCCTGCAAAATTCCGGTCGTCGATCATGGAACTTATTTTGATTGCCCGCAGGTACAACCCGGTTATGGAATTCGTGCTGATCGGTTCCATGCCGGGCAATGCGGAGTGGAAGTGCACGCCGCCCGCCGCGACACGGGCTTTTGCGGGGGAACTTGACGCGCTGGCAAAGACAGATGCCGGAATCGCCTTCATCGATATCGGAGGATATTGGGAGAAATATTTTGCCAATAAAAAATTCCGGGATCTGACAGGCAACGGCGTCAACCATCCGAATGATTTCGGGCATCGTTTTTATGCAGAGACGATTGCCGATGCCCTTGCTTTGAATTAA